One window of Alistipes sp. ZOR0009 genomic DNA carries:
- a CDS encoding 4Fe-4S binding protein, protein MALTVSKSRCPQNHRCPIVAVCPVGAISQSGYGLPVIDEQRCIECGKCVRLCGMGAVHKK, encoded by the coding sequence ATGGCTTTAACCGTTAGCAAATCGCGCTGCCCGCAAAACCACCGCTGCCCCATCGTAGCCGTTTGCCCCGTGGGGGCCATCAGCCAGTCGGGCTACGGGCTGCCCGTTATCGACGAGCAGAGGTGCATCGAGTGCGGCAAGTGTGTCCGCCTGTGCGGCATGGGCGCCGTACATAAGAAGTAG